The region CCGCCTCAATCTCCAGCATCTTCTCTTCATCGGAATGGATCCTAAGCGACAGAGCTTTCAGATTCAGAACGATCTCCGTTACATCTTCCACAACACCTGGAATGGTGGAGAATTCGTGCAACACTCCGTCGATTTGTACAGAAGTAACAGCAGCGCCGGGCAGGGACGAAAGCAAGATCCTGCGCAAGGAGTTCCCCAACGTCGTTCCGTAGCCCCGCTCAAGCGGTTCGACTACAAATTTACCGTAGGTTAAGTCCTCGCTTACGGTTACCGTTTCGATTTTAGGTTTTTCGATTTCGATCATTCCATAACCCTCCCTTAGGAAACGTCGTACCAATGGTTTAATTCAGCACAAACCAAGTAGTATGCCTATCCTTCTCAACCATTATTCACTTGTGGAAGTTAATGTATACCACCATCTCGAGGGAATTAAACACGACGACGTTTCGGCGGGCGGCAACCGTTATGAGGAACCGGCGTAACGTCCTTGATCATGCTGACTTCCAGTCCTGCAGCCTGCAGAGAGCGAATCGCTGCTTCACGGCCGGCTCCTGGACCTTTAACAAGGACTTCAACAGTCTTCATGCCGTGTTCCATCGCTGCTTTAGCAGCCGTTTCTGCTGCCATTTGCGCCGCATATGGCGTGCTCTTACGGGAACCTTTGAATCCGAGGTTACCCGCGCTGGACCAAGCGATGGCATTGCCATGAGGGTCGGTGATCGTTACGATTGTGTTATTGAAAGTGGAACGAATATGTGCCACGCCGGCTTCGACATTTTTCCGGTCACGGCGCTTGGTGCGAGCAACTTTCGTTTTAGGTCTCGCCATGGTTCTTTACCCCTCCTTACGAGTATTATTTCTTCTTGTTCGCTACTGTCCGACGCGGACCTTTACGTGTGCGGGCATTCGTCTTCGTCCGCTGACCGCGTACCGGCAGACCTTTACGATGGCGAATACCGCGATAGCATCCGATCTCAACCAGACGTTTGATGTTCAGTGCAACTTCACGACGCAGATCGCCTTCTACTTTGTAGTTGCGGTCGATCGTTTCGCGAAGCTTGCTGACTTCATCCTCTGTCAGGTCACGTACACGTGTATTCGGGTCAATGCCAGTCTCGGCAACGATCTTCTTGGCCGTAGACGGACCGATGCCATAGATATAGGTCAGACCGATCACCACGCGTTTATCACGAGGTAAGTCAACACCAGCTATACGAGCCATTAATGGACACCTCCCTTAACCTTGTTTTTGTTTATGCTTCGGGTTTTCGCAGATCACCATGACATGTCCTCTGCGTTTGATGACTTTGCATTTTTCACAGATGGGTTTGACCGAAGGTCTCACCTTCATAGTTAACAACCTCCCAGATTTACGGATATCTATTTCCGATAAGTGATCCGCCCTCTTGTGAGATCATAGGGGGACAGCTGAATCACGACTCTGTCTCCCGTCAGAATCCGGATAAAGTGCATGCGCAGTTTACCGGACACATGGGCTAGGACCTGATGACCGTTGTCCAACTCAACACGAAACATCGCATTCGGGAGAGGTTCGATGACCGTCCCTTCAACTTCAATAACATCTTCTTTGGCCACAGTCAATCTCCTTTCTGGTCTTGCACCGTATT is a window of Insulibacter thermoxylanivorax DNA encoding:
- the rpsK gene encoding 30S ribosomal protein S11, with protein sequence MARPKTKVARTKRRDRKNVEAGVAHIRSTFNNTIVTITDPHGNAIAWSSAGNLGFKGSRKSTPYAAQMAAETAAKAAMEHGMKTVEVLVKGPGAGREAAIRSLQAAGLEVSMIKDVTPVPHNGCRPPKRRRV
- the rpsM gene encoding 30S ribosomal protein S13, translated to MARIAGVDLPRDKRVVIGLTYIYGIGPSTAKKIVAETGIDPNTRVRDLTEDEVSKLRETIDRNYKVEGDLRREVALNIKRLVEIGCYRGIRHRKGLPVRGQRTKTNARTRKGPRRTVANKKK
- the rpmJ gene encoding 50S ribosomal protein L36 produces the protein MKVRPSVKPICEKCKVIKRRGHVMVICENPKHKQKQG
- the infA gene encoding translation initiation factor IF-1, with the protein product MAKEDVIEVEGTVIEPLPNAMFRVELDNGHQVLAHVSGKLRMHFIRILTGDRVVIQLSPYDLTRGRITYRK